A stretch of DNA from Deltaproteobacteria bacterium:
GGCCAACCCCACGGTGGGCCGGAGACGGGAGCGCCGCCCTTGAAACGCGTAGCCGCCACCCTCCTCGTCCTCGCGGTTGCCGTCGGCGTGCTCTACTACCTCGGCATCGGTCCTCAACTCGGCATCGGGCCGTTTGCCATCGGCGCCGCCAAGAGTAAGCCCGAGCAGGTCGCCCGCGGGCAGGGCAACCCTGGACAGCGCAACTCGGGGCAGCGCCGCCGCGGCGGACGCGCGGTGACGGTCAAGGCCGCGGCGGTACGGATGGGGGACGTCGAGGCGACGTTGAGCTACGTGGGTTCGCTGGCGCCCAACGCGGCGGTCACCATCGCGCCGAAGACCTCCGGCCGGGTCGCCAAGCTGTTCGTGACCGTGGGCGAGCGCGTCAAGGAAGGCCAACTGCTGGGGCAACTCGCCAAGGACGAGCTCGCGGAGGAGTTGCGCGAGGCACAGGCATCGCTTCGGGTGGCCCAGGCCACTCACAAAGGCCGCCAAGCGGAACTCGAGAACCTCAAACGGCGCCAAAAGAACGTCAAGGTCCTGGCGGGCAAGCAACTGGTGTCCCGTGAAGAGGTCAACAACCTGGAGACCCAGGTCCTGTCCGCCGAGTCCCAGGTCGACCTGACCAAGGCCCAGATGCTGCAGATGCAGGCTCGACTGGACAACGCTCGCATTCGCCTGGCGCAAACCGAGGTCCGCTCGCCGTTCGCGGGCCACGTGAGCCGCCGCATGGTGGACCGCGGCGCCCTTGTGAGTCCCAGCACCCCCTTGTTCGAGGTCGTGGACATCGACCGCGTCAAGGTGGGCATCGACGTGGTGGAGGGAGACTACCGCAAGGTTTCCCTGGGACAGCCGGTTGCCGTGAAGGTCGATGCCTACCCGGACAAGCGCTTCGCCGGCACCATCACGCGCATGTCGCCGATCCTCGACCCGCGGACC
This window harbors:
- a CDS encoding efflux RND transporter periplasmic adaptor subunit, with amino-acid sequence MKRVAATLLVLAVAVGVLYYLGIGPQLGIGPFAIGAAKSKPEQVARGQGNPGQRNSGQRRRGGRAVTVKAAAVRMGDVEATLSYVGSLAPNAAVTIAPKTSGRVAKLFVTVGERVKEGQLLGQLAKDELAEELREAQASLRVAQATHKGRQAELENLKRRQKNVKVLAGKQLVSREEVNNLETQVLSAESQVDLTKAQMLQMQARLDNARIRLAQTEVRSPFAGHVSRRMVDRGALVSPSTPLFEVVDIDRVKVGIDVVEGDYRKVSLGQPVAVKVDAYPDKRFAGTITRMSPILDPRTRTAEVEIELDNPDGVLKPGMFARTNIVVERKRGVLMVPEASPVKSAAGYGVFRLTDGGNKVERVEVTPGLNNGGWVEVTGNLSQGDRVVTLGSSLVRHGQRIRVAGDGPRAGSRRGGRMSGREGRGQGQGRGQGQARGQGQGRRGS